A window of Eubacteriaceae bacterium ES3 contains these coding sequences:
- a CDS encoding DNA methylase gives MKNRTYIAIDLKSFYASVECIERQLDPLTTNLVVADTARTEKTICLAVSPSLKSYGISGRARLFEVVQKVKEANVKRKRKAPNHIFTGASFNNAQLKSSSELELNYIVAPPRMELYVDYSTRIYSVYLKYIAPEDMHVYSIDEVFMDVTNYLSTYKLTARELTMKIILDVLKTTGITAAAGIGTNLYLAKIAMDIGAKHVKPDKNAVRIAELTEMSYRRSLWGHRPLTDFWRVGKATAKKLEAYGLFTMGDVARCSLGKERDFYNEDLLYKLFGVNAELLIDHAWGWEPCTIADVKAYKPTTNCISSGQVLQSPYPVDKARLIVREMADLLALNLVDKQMVTDQLVLTVGYDIQNLQDPELRRSYKGQVTTDHYGRQLPKHAHGTENLGRHTASTKHIIDAVTVLFDRIIDAQLLVRRVNISANHVISEVSVPKAASDEQLNLFTDYEALEKQQAAEETELKREKEMQKSILKIKKKFGKNAILKGMNLEEGATTRERNAQIGGHKA, from the coding sequence GTGAAAAACAGAACATATATTGCCATCGATCTGAAAAGTTTTTACGCTTCTGTGGAGTGTATCGAACGTCAGCTCGATCCTCTAACCACAAACCTGGTGGTGGCCGATACTGCGCGAACAGAGAAAACCATTTGCCTGGCGGTTTCGCCAAGCCTGAAAAGCTACGGTATTTCTGGGCGTGCAAGATTGTTTGAGGTGGTGCAGAAAGTGAAAGAAGCGAATGTCAAACGCAAGCGAAAAGCACCAAATCACATTTTTACTGGCGCCTCTTTTAATAACGCTCAACTTAAATCATCATCGGAACTGGAACTGAATTACATTGTTGCTCCGCCACGCATGGAGCTTTATGTTGATTATAGCACACGAATTTATAGTGTTTATCTCAAATACATCGCGCCTGAAGATATGCATGTGTATTCCATCGATGAGGTTTTCATGGATGTGACAAATTATCTGAGCACCTACAAACTAACAGCCCGTGAACTGACCATGAAAATCATTTTAGATGTACTAAAAACCACGGGAATCACAGCGGCAGCGGGCATCGGTACAAATTTATATCTCGCCAAGATAGCAATGGACATTGGCGCCAAGCATGTCAAACCTGACAAAAACGCTGTACGGATTGCAGAGCTTACCGAGATGAGTTATCGTCGTTCCTTGTGGGGCCATCGACCCCTAACTGATTTCTGGCGAGTAGGCAAGGCCACTGCCAAAAAGCTTGAGGCTTATGGACTCTTTACAATGGGAGATGTGGCCAGATGCTCCCTTGGAAAAGAAAGGGATTTTTATAATGAAGACCTGCTCTACAAGCTATTTGGAGTAAATGCGGAGCTACTTATCGACCATGCCTGGGGCTGGGAACCCTGTACGATCGCGGATGTTAAAGCATATAAACCAACCACTAACTGTATTAGCTCCGGCCAGGTCTTACAGTCCCCTTATCCTGTCGATAAAGCCAGGCTCATCGTACGGGAGATGGCCGACCTATTAGCCTTAAATTTGGTCGACAAACAAATGGTAACGGATCAATTGGTGCTAACGGTTGGTTATGACATCCAAAATTTGCAGGACCCGGAGCTCAGGCGATCTTATAAGGGTCAAGTCACTACAGACCACTATGGCCGACAATTGCCTAAACATGCGCACGGAACTGAGAATCTCGGCAGGCATACGGCTTCGACTAAGCACATAATTGATGCGGTTACCGTGCTCTTCGACCGTATTATAGATGCTCAACTTCTGGTACGTCGGGTGAACATAAGCGCAAACCATGTGATCTCCGAAGTATCTGTACCCAAAGCTGCTTCAGACGAACAACTCAATCTTTTTACTGATTATGAAGCCCTGGAAAAGCAGCAGGCAGCGGAAGAAACAGAGCTTAAAAGAGAGAAAGAAATGCAAAAGTCTATCCTCAAGATTAAGAAAAAATTTGGCAAGAACGCAATCCTCAAGGGAATGAATCTGGAAGAAGGGGCAACAACAAGGGAGCGAAATGCTCAGATCGGAGGACATAAAGCATAA
- a CDS encoding IS3 family transposase → MTEAIYLEVSEKAEITHQEDRRVSVSGVLKILGVSRSGYRAWLTHVPSDLQKRKEAVKSKIKEIYHDSHQNYGAPKIRIELQKGGETISERTVGKYMKEMGIRAQWIKPWTTTTRDSDFSHELQNILDERFNPERPNAVWCSDITYIWTTNGFVYLTSIMDLYSRKIIPWTLSKTMEVSCVIDTINKAKARRYTELPLIIHSDRGSQFVSKEYRKATAKMQRSYSKKAFPWDNACIESFHSLLKREWIKRFKICDFKHAYRLVFEYIESFYSTKRIHSHCDFMSPDDFEKLFAKLNKSDLQLAG, encoded by the coding sequence ATAACAGAAGCCATCTATCTGGAGGTTTCTGAAAAGGCAGAAATTACCCATCAGGAAGACCGCCGAGTTTCTGTCTCCGGAGTGCTGAAAATTTTAGGCGTTTCCCGGTCCGGATACCGGGCCTGGCTTACCCATGTGCCTTCTGATTTACAGAAACGTAAGGAAGCCGTAAAAAGTAAAATCAAAGAAATCTATCATGACTCCCATCAGAATTATGGTGCGCCTAAAATCAGGATAGAGCTGCAAAAGGGCGGTGAAACCATTTCAGAACGAACTGTCGGTAAATATATGAAAGAAATGGGCATCAGAGCTCAATGGATCAAACCATGGACAACGACAACCAGAGATTCAGATTTCAGTCATGAACTTCAGAATATCCTTGATGAACGCTTCAATCCTGAACGCCCAAATGCCGTATGGTGCAGCGACATCACCTATATTTGGACAACCAATGGTTTTGTCTATCTGACAAGTATTATGGATCTTTACTCCCGAAAAATCATCCCTTGGACGCTTTCAAAAACGATGGAAGTATCTTGTGTTATCGATACGATTAATAAAGCAAAAGCACGGCGTTATACTGAACTGCCACTGATTATCCATTCAGATCGCGGCAGTCAATTTGTTTCGAAAGAGTACCGAAAGGCAACTGCTAAAATGCAGCGAAGCTACTCTAAAAAAGCATTTCCGTGGGACAATGCATGTATTGAATCTTTTCATTCCCTGCTTAAACGGGAATGGATAAAGCGCTTTAAAATCTGCGATTTCAAGCATGCCTATCGGCTTGTATTTGAATATATTGAATCCTTTTATAGCACAAAACGGATTCACAGTCATTGCGATTTTATGTCGCCCGATGATTTTGAAAAACTATTTGCAAAATTGAACAAATCAGATTTGCAATTAGCTGGTTAA
- a CDS encoding transposase, giving the protein MAKHFEKQFKLDAVQYYQDHKDLGLQGCASNLCISQQTLSRWKKELKDTGDIECRGSGNYASDEEKEIARLKRELRDTQDALDVLKKAIGILGE; this is encoded by the coding sequence ATGGCAAAACACTTTGAAAAACAGTTTAAGCTCGATGCAGTTCAATACTATCAGGATCACAAGGATCTTGGATTGCAGGGATGTGCATCGAATCTTTGTATCAGTCAGCAGACGCTTTCCAGATGGAAGAAAGAGCTGAAAGATACTGGCGACATTGAATGTCGGGGATCTGGTAATTATGCTTCTGATGAAGAAAAAGAAATTGCCCGATTAAAGCGTGAATTACGTGATACCCAGGATGCGCTTGATGTATTAAAAAAAGCCATCGGCATTCTGGGAGAATAA
- a CDS encoding TnsA endonuclease N-terminal domain-containing protein: protein MAKRSRKNSIDKKLKDGRGIGAGIDYKPWLVIQDVSSLGRSTRLKGIKIPRQYEFLSDLEKNYFYLLEFSDYVIDIREQYPLLPLEDTLLIADELGIIHPRNPHTNEPIVMSTDFVVTKKNDGSIKDHARTVKMKKELSNERILEKFEIERVYWDRHQIDWGIVTEEEINKTTAQNIGFVHSYKELTNLDDFKACPEIEMEDFLTDYINRMLNELLLEYK, encoded by the coding sequence TTGGCGAAACGAAGTAGAAAAAATTCTATAGATAAAAAGTTAAAGGACGGCAGAGGAATTGGTGCGGGGATAGATTATAAACCTTGGCTTGTTATTCAAGATGTTTCTTCTTTAGGTAGATCAACCCGTTTAAAAGGGATAAAAATACCTAGACAATATGAATTTTTATCTGATTTGGAAAAAAATTATTTTTACTTGTTGGAATTTTCTGACTACGTAATAGATATACGAGAACAATATCCGCTTCTACCGCTTGAGGATACATTATTAATCGCAGATGAATTAGGTATTATACATCCTCGTAATCCACATACCAATGAACCAATTGTTATGTCAACAGATTTTGTTGTTACAAAGAAAAATGATGGAAGTATTAAAGATCATGCGAGAACAGTAAAAATGAAGAAAGAATTATCAAATGAGAGAATATTGGAAAAGTTCGAAATAGAACGTGTTTATTGGGATCGGCACCAGATTGATTGGGGAATTGTTACAGAGGAAGAAATTAATAAAACAACAGCACAAAATATTGGTTTTGTTCATTCGTATAAAGAGTTAACAAATTTAGATGATTTTAAAGCGTGCCCAGAAATTGAAATGGAGGACTTTTTAACGGATTATATTAACAGGATGTTAAACGAATTGCTGTTAGAATATAAATAG
- the glmS gene encoding glutamine--fructose-6-phosphate transaminase (isomerizing): protein MCGIVGYIGDKQAQEVLLYGLSRLEYRGYDSAGIAVSERDGLKIKKKAGRLANLSEMLELAPLKGNLGIGHTRWATHGEPSDKNAHPHFSSNQKIAVVHNGIIENYRELREMLKAKGHHFLSDTDTEVVAHLMAELYTGDLAETLRLAIKEMDGSYALGILSEDEPDRLVAARKDSPLIVGLGQGENFIASDIPAVLSYTRKIYLLDNGEMAVLSKEQVEIFDEAGNPVEKEIFNVDWDAGDAEKGGYDHFMMKEIMEQPKAIKDVLTGRCTKQEVVFDGINLGEKVMKGINRIQIVACGTAFHAGMVGKYYFEKLARITVEAEVASEYRYKNPIIDENTLLIVISQSGETADTLAAIRLAKQHNAHILAITNVVGSSISREADDVIYTNAGPEIAVASTKAYVTQVACMLMLAVYLGKMNGQQAEDCLSEFCDNLSETANQIEAAFSYKEVIEAFANEKKNTEDVFFIGRGLDYYTCLEGSLKLKEISYIHSEAYAAGELKHGPIALIEEGTLIIAVCTQKNVFEKMLSNIKEVKARGAYVLAVVQEKNKSIESEVDAVWTIPDMDDVMTPIPTIVYLQLMAYYLAVARDCDVDKPKNLAKSVTVE, encoded by the coding sequence ATGTGTGGAATTGTAGGTTATATCGGAGACAAACAGGCTCAGGAAGTACTTTTATACGGTCTGTCTAGACTGGAATACCGGGGGTATGATTCAGCAGGTATTGCAGTTAGTGAAAGGGACGGCTTAAAAATTAAAAAAAAAGCAGGGCGACTTGCCAATCTATCAGAAATGCTCGAATTAGCGCCCTTAAAAGGAAATCTGGGGATAGGACATACCCGTTGGGCTACCCACGGGGAACCTAGTGATAAAAATGCCCATCCGCATTTTTCCAGTAATCAAAAGATTGCTGTAGTTCACAACGGGATTATTGAGAATTATCGCGAGCTGCGGGAGATGTTAAAGGCTAAGGGACATCACTTTTTGTCTGACACTGATACTGAGGTAGTTGCCCATTTAATGGCAGAACTTTATACTGGCGACCTGGCAGAAACTTTGCGCTTGGCAATTAAGGAGATGGATGGATCTTATGCCTTGGGGATTCTTTCGGAAGATGAACCTGATCGTCTGGTAGCTGCCCGTAAAGACAGTCCCCTAATTGTTGGTCTGGGACAAGGTGAGAATTTTATTGCTTCAGATATTCCGGCAGTGCTTTCCTACACCCGAAAAATTTACCTGCTAGATAACGGGGAAATGGCAGTACTTTCAAAAGAACAGGTAGAAATTTTTGATGAAGCTGGGAATCCAGTCGAAAAAGAAATCTTTAACGTTGATTGGGATGCTGGAGATGCGGAAAAAGGCGGCTATGATCATTTTATGATGAAAGAGATTATGGAGCAACCCAAAGCAATTAAAGATGTTTTAACCGGTCGTTGTACAAAACAGGAAGTGGTCTTTGATGGGATCAACCTGGGTGAGAAAGTTATGAAAGGAATTAATCGGATCCAGATAGTCGCTTGCGGAACGGCTTTTCATGCCGGCATGGTCGGTAAATACTATTTTGAAAAGCTGGCCCGTATTACCGTTGAGGCCGAGGTGGCTTCAGAATACCGTTATAAAAATCCGATTATTGATGAAAATACGCTTTTAATTGTTATCAGTCAGTCCGGAGAAACAGCAGATACTCTAGCAGCTATCCGTCTGGCCAAACAACATAATGCTCATATTTTAGCCATCACAAATGTGGTGGGATCTTCTATTTCCAGGGAAGCAGACGACGTTATTTATACTAATGCAGGACCGGAAATAGCAGTGGCTTCCACCAAAGCTTATGTTACCCAGGTTGCATGTATGCTGATGCTGGCTGTTTATCTGGGTAAAATGAATGGTCAGCAGGCCGAGGATTGCCTGTCAGAATTTTGTGACAATCTTTCTGAAACGGCCAACCAGATTGAAGCCGCTTTTTCTTATAAAGAGGTGATTGAAGCCTTTGCCAATGAAAAGAAAAATACTGAAGATGTCTTTTTCATTGGACGTGGTTTGGATTATTATACCTGTCTGGAAGGCTCACTTAAATTAAAAGAGATTTCTTATATTCACTCGGAAGCCTATGCCGCTGGTGAATTAAAGCATGGTCCGATTGCACTGATTGAAGAAGGGACCTTAATTATTGCGGTCTGTACCCAGAAAAACGTTTTTGAAAAAATGCTCAGCAATATCAAAGAAGTCAAGGCCCGGGGTGCTTATGTTTTAGCGGTAGTTCAGGAGAAAAATAAAAGTATCGAATCGGAAGTGGATGCAGTCTGGACAATTCCAGATATGGATGATGTGATGACACCAATCCCAACAATTGTATATTTGCAGTTAATGGCATACTATCTGGCTGTGGCTAGAGACTGTGACGTGGATAAGCCGAAGAATCTGGCAAAAAGTGTAACGGTGGAGTAG
- the glmM gene encoding phosphoglucosamine mutase — MGKLFGTDGVRGVFEEELTLELANKLGQAGAKVLGNNAHQPRIVIGMDTRSSGPLLENALIEGIIAVGGEAISVGVMPTPAVAVLTRELGADAGIVISASHNPAKYNGIKFFNQFGYKLADEVEDEIERLVLENIQMEKKETGRQVSYENPEQIYVNHLKKANSGELTGLKLVLDCANGAASQIGPEFFRSLGAEVVTLGDQPDGQNINHNCGSTHLEALTKMVLETGADIGIALDGDADRCLAVDNDGNNIDGDQILNLIAGQLKRDNRLKQDTAVVTVMSNIGLDLAFEKQGLKTVKTDVGDRYVLERMQADDYNLGGEQSGHLILLDYNTTGDGMLTALVLLEILKNEVRDMKELGQMMTVFPQVLVNARVPSSRKKDYLTDAVIQQEIKVVEEHFHGKGRVLIRPSGTEPLVRVMIEGENQAELNQIASDLAALIESRLN; from the coding sequence ATGGGAAAATTATTTGGAACAGATGGGGTTCGGGGTGTTTTTGAAGAAGAACTGACATTGGAACTGGCGAATAAGTTGGGACAAGCCGGCGCCAAAGTGCTCGGAAACAATGCTCATCAGCCAAGAATTGTGATTGGAATGGATACGCGTTCATCGGGACCATTACTTGAAAACGCGCTGATTGAAGGCATTATTGCAGTTGGCGGAGAGGCTATCTCTGTGGGAGTGATGCCAACACCGGCTGTGGCAGTCTTAACCAGAGAACTCGGTGCCGATGCGGGTATTGTTATCTCAGCTTCGCATAATCCGGCCAAATACAATGGAATTAAGTTCTTTAATCAATTTGGTTATAAGCTTGCTGACGAAGTAGAGGATGAAATTGAGAGACTGGTTCTCGAGAACATTCAGATGGAGAAAAAAGAAACTGGCAGACAGGTGTCGTATGAAAATCCAGAACAAATCTATGTCAATCATCTAAAAAAAGCAAACAGTGGGGAATTAACAGGATTAAAGTTGGTTTTGGATTGTGCAAATGGTGCAGCATCCCAAATAGGTCCGGAATTTTTTCGTTCTTTGGGGGCAGAAGTGGTTACTTTAGGTGATCAGCCCGATGGTCAGAATATAAATCATAATTGTGGTTCCACCCACCTTGAAGCGCTGACAAAAATGGTGCTGGAAACAGGTGCTGATATTGGTATTGCTCTGGATGGTGATGCTGACCGTTGTCTGGCGGTTGATAATGATGGCAATAATATTGATGGTGATCAGATCCTTAACCTGATTGCCGGCCAATTAAAACGCGATAATCGTCTTAAACAGGATACTGCGGTTGTTACTGTAATGAGTAATATCGGACTTGATCTGGCTTTTGAAAAACAGGGGCTCAAAACTGTTAAAACTGATGTGGGGGATCGTTATGTACTGGAACGAATGCAGGCTGATGATTACAATTTGGGCGGCGAACAATCAGGACATTTAATCTTACTGGATTATAATACAACTGGTGATGGAATGCTGACAGCATTAGTACTGTTAGAGATCCTAAAAAATGAAGTTCGCGATATGAAAGAGCTGGGACAGATGATGACGGTTTTTCCTCAGGTTCTGGTTAATGCCCGGGTCCCAAGTAGTCGAAAAAAAGATTATCTGACCGATGCAGTTATTCAGCAGGAAATTAAGGTTGTGGAAGAGCATTTTCATGGTAAAGGACGGGTTCTAATTAGACCTTCTGGTACTGAACCGCTGGTACGGGTGATGATTGAAGGAGAAAACCAGGCAGAGCTTAATCAGATTGCCAGTGATTTGGCAGCTTTAATTGAATCGCGTTTAAATTAA
- the mnmA gene encoding tRNA 2-thiouridine(34) synthase MnmA, with protein sequence MKKSVLLGMSGGIDSTCCALRLMRQGYRVIGITFDFLGNPEIGDKAASIAKILGIEHYYIDCYESFEEEVITPFIAGYKNNETPNPCLICNQKMKFPLLFKWAKKLNCEYIATGHYARLIRDGRVTHLLKSLDLSKDQSYFLYHLSQAELKKLLLPLEDFENKWAVRQEIKALFPQIADGDESQGICFIPDNNHNRFLKERCLGPGPVKKGAFLDRIGNRLGAHRGALGYTRGQSVRLSLGNQHKDYFVFSVDTENNRVILGGEQDLLKYKISIKNLSLNEISLAQLEKLEDLSFVVCCKGETYQGKISFEDEIMSVKQESFQVIGETPVRAPATGQALVFYQGQRLLGGGMIIDD encoded by the coding sequence GTGAAAAAAAGCGTTCTATTGGGAATGAGCGGTGGAATTGATTCCACCTGTTGTGCACTAAGACTCATGAGACAAGGTTATCGTGTGATTGGTATTACCTTTGATTTTCTTGGTAATCCGGAAATAGGTGATAAAGCGGCAAGTATTGCCAAAATATTGGGAATTGAGCATTACTATATTGACTGCTACGAAAGTTTTGAAGAAGAAGTCATAACACCTTTTATTGCGGGATATAAAAATAATGAAACACCGAACCCTTGTCTAATCTGCAATCAGAAGATGAAATTTCCTCTGCTTTTTAAGTGGGCTAAAAAGCTTAACTGCGAATATATCGCCACAGGCCACTATGCCCGACTTATACGAGATGGGAGAGTAACCCATCTGCTAAAAAGTCTGGACCTATCGAAGGATCAGAGTTATTTTTTATATCATTTATCCCAGGCAGAACTAAAAAAACTCTTGCTGCCATTGGAAGATTTTGAAAATAAATGGGCTGTAAGACAAGAAATAAAAGCACTTTTCCCGCAAATTGCTGATGGTGATGAGAGTCAGGGTATCTGTTTTATTCCTGACAATAATCATAACAGATTTTTAAAGGAACGATGTCTTGGCCCTGGTCCGGTAAAAAAAGGGGCATTTCTTGATCGAATAGGGAATCGATTAGGAGCGCATCGAGGGGCTTTAGGCTATACGCGTGGCCAAAGTGTCAGGCTTTCATTAGGTAATCAGCATAAAGATTATTTTGTGTTTTCGGTGGATACAGAAAATAATCGGGTTATTTTGGGTGGCGAGCAGGATTTATTGAAGTATAAAATCTCGATAAAAAACTTGTCGTTAAACGAAATTTCACTGGCTCAATTAGAAAAACTGGAAGATTTGTCCTTTGTGGTTTGTTGCAAGGGAGAAACTTATCAGGGCAAGATAAGTTTCGAAGATGAAATAATGTCAGTAAAACAGGAAAGCTTTCAAGTCATTGGTGAGACCCCTGTTAGAGCACCGGCAACTGGTCAGGCACTGGTTTTTTACCAGGGACAGAGATTGCTTGGTGGTGGGATGATTATTGATGATTAG
- a CDS encoding cobalamin biosynthesis protein CobQ codes for MATIIKIGWLFPNTFNLHGDRGNMLALEFECRRRGYEPQIDKITLDTKDFHPLEYDVLFCPPGEMIYFETIIEYLKPVREEFLSFMEKRPLLVTGTSISLFGRLIKRDDGTNIEGLHLIDIEVEEKDHVYGDDLYFSCRYHGKEMKIIGNQIQMMNVVLRDESPFGLLHYGYGNTGETRFEGVAHGQAIFTNTLGPILVGNPWLTCEIVNLIEENKNLLAFDIERDNQLEMASMRTKTDLIEKKESHLIPVAGRIR; via the coding sequence ATGGCAACTATTATAAAAATTGGCTGGCTCTTTCCCAATACGTTTAATCTTCATGGTGATCGGGGTAACATGCTAGCCCTGGAGTTTGAATGTCGACGACGTGGATATGAACCTCAAATTGATAAAATAACCCTGGATACAAAAGATTTTCATCCATTGGAATATGATGTTCTTTTTTGCCCACCTGGTGAAATGATATATTTTGAAACAATCATTGAATACTTGAAACCGGTGCGAGAAGAGTTTTTGAGTTTTATGGAAAAGCGGCCTTTGCTGGTAACAGGGACCTCGATTAGTTTATTTGGAAGACTCATTAAAAGAGATGACGGCACTAATATTGAAGGGCTTCATCTGATCGATATTGAAGTAGAGGAGAAGGACCATGTTTACGGAGATGATCTTTATTTTTCATGCCGGTATCACGGGAAAGAAATGAAAATCATTGGCAATCAGATTCAGATGATGAATGTGGTTTTACGTGATGAGTCTCCTTTTGGTCTACTTCATTATGGATATGGAAATACTGGTGAAACACGCTTTGAAGGAGTAGCTCATGGTCAGGCTATTTTCACCAACACACTCGGGCCGATCCTGGTGGGAAATCCCTGGTTGACCTGTGAAATCGTAAATCTGATAGAAGAGAACAAAAATCTGCTAGCGTTTGATATAGAACGAGATAACCAATTGGAGATGGCTTCCATGAGAACTAAAACCGATCTGATCGAGAAAAAAGAATCCCACCTTATACCAGTCGCGGGGCGAATCAGGTAA
- a CDS encoding MurT ligase domain-containing protein, translating to MKFYLALWLAKIINVLISLVSRDRGTNLPGEKALIFDPMFVKHFKNIDCNNVIFVTGTNGKSSSTNLIVHILRKSGKKVISNLEGANLLAGIATSLAKEASLTGRLNADYFVFETDERYLPLIYAQLPAKNLMITNLQKDQVQRNGDPDFIVRKLKEIINPQMRLILNNEEPRSRAFDQISKDVIYYGVDHHQESFKKSDDYPSMACPICFHDIEFKEFHVDNVGPFICHHCGYKSMEKPAYYLENIDYGNKTFAMGDISFKMPYDLPFMLYNYSAAVAVCEGVCGVSKEKQTKAFDSFKNIGGRFEILHYKGKTIKYMRIKQENPDTLQSALNIVASDSQDKMLALGLYKLCDFVPDYANTFYAFDCDFGPLVKSSVERYLCFSEHVAFDTANRLIYEGVDRRAITIMNSDVIPEIFAEIEKAKTDNVYLITWLSTFEKMKKFIEGGAF from the coding sequence ATGAAATTTTATTTGGCATTATGGCTGGCAAAAATAATAAATGTATTAATCAGCCTGGTCAGTAGGGATCGGGGAACAAATCTTCCCGGTGAAAAAGCATTAATATTTGATCCTATGTTTGTGAAACATTTTAAAAATATCGATTGTAATAATGTGATTTTTGTCACTGGAACGAATGGGAAATCATCAAGTACTAATCTGATTGTTCATATCCTGAGAAAAAGCGGAAAAAAAGTGATTTCCAACCTGGAGGGTGCTAATCTTTTAGCAGGGATTGCGACTAGTCTGGCAAAAGAAGCTAGTTTGACAGGCCGTTTGAATGCCGATTATTTCGTATTTGAAACAGACGAGCGTTATTTGCCGCTGATTTATGCCCAATTGCCGGCAAAAAATTTGATGATTACGAATTTGCAAAAGGATCAGGTGCAAAGAAATGGCGACCCTGATTTCATTGTGAGAAAACTAAAAGAAATAATTAATCCCCAAATGAGGCTGATTTTAAATAATGAAGAACCAAGATCCCGAGCATTTGATCAGATATCTAAAGATGTCATTTATTATGGTGTGGATCACCATCAGGAATCTTTTAAAAAGTCAGATGATTATCCAAGTATGGCTTGTCCGATCTGTTTTCATGACATTGAGTTTAAAGAATTTCATGTTGATAACGTAGGTCCTTTTATTTGTCACCACTGTGGCTACAAGAGCATGGAAAAGCCAGCTTATTATTTAGAGAATATTGATTACGGGAATAAAACATTTGCCATGGGAGATATTTCTTTTAAAATGCCCTATGATCTGCCCTTTATGCTTTATAATTATTCGGCAGCAGTTGCGGTTTGTGAAGGTGTATGTGGGGTTTCCAAAGAAAAGCAAACAAAAGCATTTGACAGCTTTAAAAATATTGGCGGACGTTTTGAAATTCTTCATTACAAAGGCAAGACAATTAAGTATATGCGAATTAAGCAGGAAAATCCTGATACCCTTCAAAGTGCACTAAATATTGTTGCATCAGATTCACAAGACAAAATGCTTGCACTGGGACTGTATAAACTATGTGATTTTGTTCCAGATTATGCCAATACTTTTTATGCTTTTGACTGCGATTTTGGTCCTCTGGTTAAATCCAGCGTGGAGCGTTATCTTTGTTTTTCAGAGCATGTTGCTTTTGACACGGCAAACCGCCTGATTTATGAAGGAGTGGACAGAAGGGCAATTACGATAATGAACAGTGATGTTATTCCGGAGATTTTTGCCGAGATTGAAAAAGCTAAAACGGATAATGTTTATCTGATCACCTGGCTGTCTACCTTTGAAAAAATGAAAAAATTTATTGAAGGGGGAGCATTCTAA
- a CDS encoding potassium channel family protein: MENLITDLPADQNLASGNAIIIAYDIFILCLFLFEMYLFKNRNHYKEKLKNDPKLKLGPVRMFFLRLATSYHRRGMITAAAILFVISMIVINKHKLITASQLVGIGLSYLIFLTIVFFTQKFFVRLDQFQDDIVSRHVDLINYLILGHCFVLFSGMVIPPTLPIGLIGLVFALGLIFSVMIRAIANPHSIRSSVSMRRKNQETASILKGMLILVLCQLIILYLMVYNCYRIEPGFYYSDINRSLGAFDMLYYLIVSFSTIGYGDIFPVAVNGQVYSQIVAMIIGLSSLFSTACFVGAVVSGAAEVARNVSEEDEISLEKIRSRLYNKKE; the protein is encoded by the coding sequence ATGGAAAACCTGATTACAGATCTGCCGGCAGATCAAAACTTAGCCAGTGGAAATGCTATCATTATTGCTTATGATATTTTCATTCTATGTCTTTTTTTATTTGAGATGTATCTTTTCAAAAACAGAAACCATTATAAAGAAAAGCTGAAGAACGATCCAAAATTAAAGTTGGGACCGGTACGAATGTTTTTTTTGCGGTTGGCAACCTCCTACCATCGTCGGGGAATGATAACAGCTGCAGCTATTTTATTTGTAATTTCGATGATTGTAATTAATAAGCATAAGTTGATAACGGCTTCCCAACTGGTTGGAATTGGTTTAAGCTATCTGATTTTTCTGACCATTGTTTTCTTCACACAGAAATTTTTCGTCCGTCTGGATCAGTTCCAGGATGACATTGTGTCAAGGCACGTGGACCTGATTAACTATCTCATTTTAGGTCATTGTTTTGTGCTGTTTTCAGGAATGGTAATCCCCCCCACTTTGCCCATCGGTTTAATAGGTCTGGTTTTTGCGTTGGGACTGATCTTTTCAGTGATGATTAGGGCAATCGCAAATCCGCACAGTATCAGAAGTTCGGTATCCATGCGCCGGAAAAATCAGGAGACAGCCAGTATTTTAAAGGGAATGCTTATTTTAGTGCTTTGTCAGCTGATTATTCTCTATCTGATGGTATATAATTGTTATAGAATTGAACCTGGATTTTATTATTCTGATATTAATCGTAGTCTTGGTGCCTTTGATATGTTATATTATCTGATAGTGAGTTTTTCAACGATAGGGTATGGTGATATATTTCCAGTTGCTGTTAATGGACAAGTTTATTCTCAGATTGTTGCAATGATCATCGGACTCTCCAGTCTCTTTAGTACAGCCTGCTTTGTGGGAGCTGTGGTGTCAGGGGCTGCGGAAGTTGCCCGTAACGTTTCTGAAGAAGATGAAATTAGTCTGGAAAAAATAAGATCCCGGCTCTATAATAAGAAAGAATAA